The Mytilus trossulus isolate FHL-02 chromosome 13, PNRI_Mtr1.1.1.hap1, whole genome shotgun sequence genome has a segment encoding these proteins:
- the LOC134694639 gene encoding frizzled-2-like produces the protein MAATQTALLHLCAFHVLVLLAVVIAQQKPEHGKCEPISIPLCKDIAYNQTIMPNLLQHQKQDDAGLEVHQFFPLVKVKCSPHLKFFLCTMYVPVCTVLEEAIPPCRSLCNQARNGCESLMNKFGFYWPESLQCDQFPPDGLCVGENNTEPLPSGTTLKPGSGGGNDFGGYYPWNPNPGREQINPGVILNNSSFPNNHFKASFQCLSTYEVKAGHDYRLKIGNHFIQDCGAPCKDMFFSDDQRQTASLWIGVWSCICLGSTLFTVMTFLIDMTRFRYPERPIIFLSGCYFMVALSYVVGFALKETDVECTKFRDGADSDLLFITQGTKKEGCTVLFMAIYFFSMASSIWWVILTLTWFLAAGMKWGHEAIEANSQYFHLAAWAVPAIKTIAILAMGQVDGDVLSGVCFTGISDVDALRGFVLAPLVLYLVIGTSFLLAGFISLFKIRTIMKNDGTKTDKLEKLMVRIGIFSVLYTVPATIVIACYFYEQSFRDEWMNNWCWKEFTTKGKIICPPGPKEATPEFNVFMIKYLMTVIVGITSGGWIWTGKTLGSWRGFYRGLCTVFCGAPKNESVV, from the coding sequence atggCGGCTACTCAAACAGCACTACTGCATTTATGTGCTTTTCATGTGTTAGTCTTACTGGCAGTTGTAATCGCACAGCAAAAACCTGAGCATGGAAAATGTGAACCGATTTCGATACCTCTGTGTAAAGACATCGCTTATAATCAGACTATCATGCCGAATCTACTACAACATCAAAAACAAGACGATGCCGGTTTAGAAGTTCATCAGTTCTTTCCATTAGTAAAAGTCAAGTGTAGTCCACATTTGAAgtttttcttgtgtacaatgtATGTACCAGTATGTACTGTTCTAGAGGAAGCCATTCCTCCATGTCGGTCACTATGTAATCAAGCTAGGAATGGATGTGAAAGTTTAATGAACAAATTTGGATTTTACTGGCCAGAAAGCTTGCAGTGTGATCAATTTCCTCCAGATGGTCTTTGTGTAGGAGAAAATAATACTGAACCCTTACCTAGTGGCACTACTTTGAAACCTGGAAGCGGAGGAGGAAACGATTTTGGAGGATACTACCCTTGGAACCCAAACCCTGGAAGAGAACAAATTAATCCAGGAgtaatactcaataactcaagtTTTCCAAATAATCATTTCAAAGCATCGTTTCAATGCCTCAGTACTTATGAAGTGAAAGCTGGTCACGATTATCGTTTAAAAATCGGGAATCATTTTATACAAGATTGTGGTGCTCCATGCAAGGATATGTTTTTTAGTGACGATCAAAGACAAACCGCATCACTATGGATAGGTGTGTGGTCATGTATCTGTTTAGGATCCACACTTTTCACTGTCATGACATTTCTCATTGATATGACAAGATTTCGTTATCCAGAAAGACCGATTATATTCCTTTCTGGATGTTATTTCATGGTTGCGTTATCTTACGTTGTTGGATTTGCATTAAAAGAGACTGATGTTGAGTGCACTAAATTTCGTGATGGTGCCGATTCTGATTTATTATTCATTACGCAAGGAACTAAAAAAGAAGGATGTACAGTATTATTCATGGCTATCTATTTCTTTAGCATGGCTAGTTCTATCTGGTGGGTCATCTTGACCCTCACATGGTTTCTTGCTGCAGGAATGAAATGGGGTCATGAGGCCATAGAAGCAAACTCTCAGTATTTTCATCTAGCTGCCTGGGCCGTACCAGCGATCAAAACAATTGCCATTCTAGCCATGGGACAAGTTGATGGAGATGTTTTAAGTGGAGTGTGCTTTACTGGAATTTCCGATGTGGATGCTTTACGTGGATTTGTACTCGCACCTCTAGTTCTGTATCTGGTTATTGGAACCTCATTCTTACTAGCTggatttatctccctttttaaaattagaacaATTATGAAAAACGATGGCACTAAAACAGACAAGTTAGAAAAGTTAATGGTGCGTATTGGAATATTTTCAGTACTTTATACCGTACCAGCTACAATTGTTATCGCATGTTACTTTTACGAACAATCATTCAGAGACGAGTGGATGAACAACTGGTGCTGGAAagaatttacgacaaaaggaaAAATTATTTGCCCTCCTGGGCCAAAAGAAGCTACGCCAGAATTCAATGTATtcatgattaaatatttgatgaCTGTTATTGTGGGTATTACCTCTGGAGGTTGGATATGGACAGGTAAAACACTCGGATCATGGCGGGGCTTTTATAGAGGGTTGTGTACAGTTTTTTGTGGAGCTCCTAAAAATGAAAGCGTTGTATGA